atttagtttaataaatgacagtggttgtagacacttatttgtactttaatttaatgatatattttttttgaaAAAGTAACTTGTGTATCAGTTTTccctgttctgatataataacttatgACTTTCCACTTAGTTTTTATGAAtggtaaaataaatattaaaaatacctgattttcactgaaaatgcagagggtaaaataataaacagaaatgaATCATGTAAGAAAGGGTAGATCATTTGGAAGTCCCTATGGAAATACTtgtaggtctgtaagggttaattgAAATTATAAAGTGCCGTGACAAAACCATGTGAGATGCTTTAATATTTGGTTGAAAATAATTTCTGATTTTTCTTGTCTGGTATTTTTAAGGAGTCAGGAATCTGCTGGTTCAATCCATAAAGAGCCAGAGCtatttttgtatcagttcccaaaacAAGTTTCcttacttaaatgatttatcaccatttattctaatattattctctctattttgcttttttttccagttaaaatcatgtattttcctgtatttgattatattgatcatgtagatgttcataaaacctcagattaaagttgagggttattatgttaaaaaacaaagaaaactgaaaaaagtgactttttaagataagatatcaataactgaatgcaaaaataagcatctacaaccactgtcattgatcaaactacatgggttttactggtgaatcaaggttatagaagatgacggtgtttccacggtaactgcagagtctgtgaatgtccaaatgggtcatatctgacaaccatgaaaagatgacaaactgtattttactctaacatgcactgatagaattaatggatcaacaggtattaaacattttagatcagtagatgattttggttgccagttgctgtttgagtctttatgggttaatctagtAAACAGATTTTATTTAAGAAGCTCATCTATTATCCATCATTTAAATCTTAATCTAAAAGTGACATTTTGgaaaaggaaatggaaaaacaaatacaactagaagcactcggagagcgcagacctccaccaaggctgatcaggggcccccccccgtgggcccccccacccccgatcaccaccaaaatttaataatttcttccttatcccatttccaacaaaccctgaaaatttcatccaaatctgtccataactttttgagttatgttgcacactaacaaacagacaaacaaacaaacagacaaacaaaccctggcaaaaacataacctccttggcggaggtaatgaatggtTGAAATATGAAATGAGACTTCATAAAATCTTGTGAAATAACCATCAATAAAGATCCATTTACTATGGTCGTGATATTGTATCTTTCTCTGTTGTTATGTTTGTAAGGAAAGATACGACAGCTGACACCTGCTGAGCCACACCGGgtcgtaaataaataaatgatacacAGAACACGGTGTGCCGAACATCCTACATGTGCCAAGTGCTCACATGTGAGGCAACTGATGTCACCCAGTCAGGGATAGAAATCCTGAAGGGATGTTGCCCTGGGAGAAAATATAAGCAACATGAGAAACAAAGAAACGGGTCCAACTGACTAAAGATTGGAATTAGAGATTGCCCCAGTGAGGCTGCTACACTATCTAATGATGACTCCACCCGTGCATGTAAACACAGGCCCATGCTGTATCCATGGTTACAGCCTATTTGGCATACCAGTCACGTAGGTCATAAAAACTCCTAGGATTTTATTCAACTTCTCACAGAAGGAAGGGGAGTGGTGAGAACAGCCTCACCTGTGTGTGCTGCTTTACCCAAACCATCTTTCAGGTTGTTGACTTATTCTGTCTGGTATGCATGACTTACCTCTGAGAGGAAGCCACGCCAGGTAATCGGAACCTCAAGGCTTTgtcaaaacacccaaaaaaaatacagtgtttcTGAAAGTATGTATTGTGACAAAGGTCATTCATTTGCTCACACTTGGGGAAATAGGTTAGTATGTAGCTACCGGTACAAAAGGTTGTTGTAAGTATTTGCTTTGTCCATTGTTACATGTATTCTTCTCAGAGCAGTGACTCATGTTTTCACTTTTTCTGTCAGGTCTTTGTATTTCAAACAAGGCTTATGAGTCACCCTACTCTGCAGAAATGTCCATAATCGTGCAGTATTAATTTATAAATGGGCATGTGTGAGGAGTTAAATTCTGTAAAGGGAGGAAATGAgagagaaaaatgttttaaaatggatTTAATCAGAACATCAATGCATTAATATCATTCACGTTTCAGCAGGGGAGTCGAGCTCAGGAGGGTGAGCTCATTATAAAACAGCAGGCACAGACCGAAAAATCCATACTTTCCTAAAATCTCTAACTCTCCCTCTGATATTCAACTcagtgtcattatttacatgttttcagtTCTATTTAACCGAACACAGAGTTCTCCACTCTGCTCCAACTCTGTTCGACAAACTCCTCTTGAGATACTCTGCAGAGGTGTGCAAGCCGAGGGAGGCCAGATGTGAAGGCCAGGATGGTGGGCGATATTTGGAAAGTGTTGGGCACCCGTGGATAGCATCGCCCTGGTTGCCCTTCAGTTCGTCTTTTTCCATGAGAACTCTGTAGTTCTGGCCCTTGTTGTTGTCCCAGTGTAGTGTTGCACCAGGTTCAGGTCTAAAGCACACACAGAACTCTATTCTGTCCCTTGGATCTAAATTCTGTGGCAGACTGAAGTCAAAGgaaaaaatatccatattaaaaaCTCCACAGCGCTGCTGCTGTAAGAAGGTGCAGGGAATGTCATGATGGTTCCGCCAAGAGTCAAAGGTCATTCTCACATGCACAGATTGTTCATAACTTGCATGGGAGACCCGCACTTTGCCGCTCAGATGGTTCTCCGAAAGGCTGCAGCTTTCCAGTTGAACCCGCATGTCTCGGAGACGTGCGAGGAGGGCGTTAAAGTCAAGTGTTGGCTGCTGGAAGCCCAGTCTTAGCTTATAGTGCTGCAGTTTTTGTGAGGTTAGCTGTTGGCTTTGTAGCTTCACTCCTGAGGGTTTCATCGTCAGCGTGGAAGTCGGGGATGAGGGTTCAGTGGTGAAAAGTCGTACAGCAGTAAGCGGCAGTCCTTGGCATCTGCGAAGACCACACGCTTCTTTGAACCGGCACTGGACTCCCTCTGGATGCAGCTCCGAAGGACAGAGGGTGAAGGAGAGGATGGCagcaatgaggaggaggaggaggatgaagtggaggaataatatggAGAATAAACGGCGGTCTTCTGTGGGTAGTCGGTGGACTGGCAAAGAGGCTGAGTGGGTCTCAGAGGAGACATGGAGAGCAGCTGATAAAGAGGCTCTCGCTGGCTCAGACTCAGACACATGGCGAGGTCAACTGGCATCATGGGTGGTTGGGGGTGACCGCCCAACGCAGGGAGCACTCTGGGAAAGAAGACAGGAGTTAATAAATGAGATACACCCAAATTACACTGCATTATTTGAAACAGGGTTATTATAGTTAACAAAACCAATGCTAAAATGAGGGGAAACTACAATAAACAAGGCAGCATGAACTTTCAGACCCAGTGTCATGTACAAGAATAAAACTACTTTTGAAAGTATGGCACAAAGGTTTTTATGATCTTTTTATTTCATGGATATATCTAGACATTTCTCCCCCTGAGACACTAAAAtaataaatgtcatgaaaataaaactaaaactcttATGTTCCTTCAATTTTAAACTAAAACTTAAGTCAATGATCAAACTGAAattgaaaataatgacaaattctaaaaacaataactgaTTTGAAAGAAAATCTATGTCAAAATAAGTACTTATTTGTCTGATCATATTACTACTCAACAATTTTCAGATGCAAATGTTAATATCTGACCAATTAAATTACAGTATAATCATATAAATGCTCTTACCTTGTACAATTCATCAGATTCTCAGATTACACCGTCTGTTGTATTTCACCAGAATACAGCTTTGCAAAACCCAGAATTAcctataaacagaaaaaaagtgataaATTAATGTGCTCCATGAAGTGCATCTCATTGAAACTCATCGAAACTTCTAAAAACAAGAGCTAAATACCCAGATATCTATCGCTGTTAAAAAGACACATATACTTACAGTTTTTGAAGCTACATGTGGTTTTCCAAAAAAACTGATAAGTAGGGAAAAGGAGAAAGAGCTGACTGTGGTTGTAGTCTGTCTCCGCTGTCACTGGATCTTATGTATGAGGTTTAGAGATGAGGCTGGACCTTTTCCTCTTACATGTGCGTTGTGTTCAGCCAATAGAGTGAAGTTCCTCTGTTTATGTCCAGCCCCTTAAGAAAAAAACTGAGCCTGGGTGCTTTCCTCTTACATGTGATTCTATTATGATTCCTCTTTTAGCGCGCTTTATATGACGTGCATAGATCTATGCCCTATGCAACAGATAACCTCGGAAATTACAGACTTGTCTGGATTTGCAATTAGACTCCAAGTCCATCAATTATATATTTTCCCTCCAAATGAGAGCTCTCTGTCACTGTGCAGTGGCAGCATTGGGATTAAATGGAGAGATGAGttactttaaatttaactttttaaCTCAAATTGCAAATCATTgtaaaaaacaacaggatttttagTAATGTTAGAACCATGCACCTCAGGAGAATATTGTAAGCACAGGCTTAACATAAATGTCAATAAGATGTGATGAAATGAGATCCGTTTTCCCgtttatctgatctgatctgatcccaTTTTATGTAACCTAGGTTCATGTTAAGCCTGTGCTTTTACGCAGTACAATATTCTCTTAAGGTGCATgactctaataaaaaaaaaagttgaaaagttgaatttaaaGAGTTAATTTAAATTCAACGTTTCAACTTAAATTGTAAATCATTCTCAAAGAAACTTTTTACCAGTTTCAATATTATTGGAGCCATTggtgcaataacaataacaatattgGGAATATTGTACTGAgcttagataaaataagatgagatgagataaatgGGAAAATTTGCAGTCTTACGGCAGCATAGGGaaattaatattaaaatgaaGGATTAAAGTAAGAAAtctaaaaagcataaaaaatacatataaagtaGCACTAAGTACAAACAACAGTAGTACATAAGAACAGAAAACATATGTAATAGTACACAGTCTGGAGTAATGCAAGTCTTGCATCTTGCTGGGGGTTATATGCTGtataatatactgtataataCAACATATACTCTTACATATCTTATATCTAACTTAATGTCAACAAAGGATGAAGACActaaataaacacattaaatagCACAAATCCATTATGCATTGTTTTCAATCTCCATCTTCCTATGAAGATGTGAAGAGTTAAAGTTTTTGCGAGCCTCCCTATGACTCCCAAgagtgtttacttttttttttcttacttgctCATATTGAGAAATTCATCCAAAGGATGACTGCAGGCTCAGACAAATTGAATTACATAAAGAAGTTATATAAAGGGAGTTATTGTTGAACCAAACACAGGCTCCAGCAGTAACTGATCCCTGTTAAACGAGTCTTTTCATCCGGTTTGGTTATTGTTTTGTACCGCAAAAAATGACCTCATAAAGTTTAGTTTTTGTGTCGTTCCAGTAATGTGTTCATCCTGCATCACACAGTTTTAATTAAAGGTGGGGCAAGAGATGTTTTCccggagcattttttattatatgcgtaaaattcccttcacaccctgattacaaccaattaattaaatgctctaacacaaaaatgaaaaaatgtagtcacctgtggaatggacaggattgaaaaaacaccatccaatcattttatgcggcccatcgaaatgattgaacagtgatatgtctatcaaactcatctgTCGTTTGTCCCTACCCCCTCCTCCCTCCACATGTaaccctcttcgtgcatgaattgtgcgttctcagaggtttggagcacttgtacaggaaatgaagccagaaccagagcttggctatattagttatattaggatggaaagttcaccagcaaactgttttatcactaacataaatcagtaggaaatgcaacgttagtcagataggtatgaactggggctgttctgtaagagcgggggtgttgggtgagactgaatgaggtatgcatggatcgggtcagagccggagccggagccggagccggagccggagccggagccggagccggagccggagccggagccaggGCTGCCGGAgccgggcgaattgttgctgtacagcactcgtgaaccctcgacaacaagcattgcgcgtgccagtactctggaggcatggcttcgggggggatgtctgaagaaaggggatTGTACTTTTGATTTGAGTATttccaaaatgtagcttgctcaaactcatttttctaagatctcataccccacctttaactcatGACCTCTGAAGTGAGTCGTGTGTCATGTTATTGATTTGTGCAGATCATCAGTGCATTTTGAAGAGACCAGTCCAGATTTTCAGACCTGAACCCAAATGAGCAAGATAGATTTTCACAAGATGTCGAACAAAGTGGAGCtgcttgtgttttatttatttattttttgatctaGGAAAGGTTTAAAGCAGCCAACATGTCGAGATGAGTGGAAACCAGGGTTATTCCAGCTGAAACACTTCCTATGTTATTACATTAATATTGCATGGTTAAGAAAGAATGTGAATTGTTTTCAAGCCTTGAATAACACAAAAGAAATGAATTCTCCCACTAACCTGTAAtccttcctgtctgtctgtctgtctgtctgtttgtctgtttgtctttctgcAGGATTACTATAAATCATTTGCCCTAATTTTTTCAAGAGAGTTGGTGGAGACGAAGAGTTGAGGCCAAGAAAAAATTAGAACAAAGCCCTAAAAGGAGGCAGAGACTGGAGTATTATTTAATGTACTCACGCCCTGACAAAGACTGAGCAGCTGAAACAAGTTGGAGATGACATCCACGtaggaaatgaaaaaaactgtattcCTTTCATCAGACTTGTTTTGGTCTGTTCTGTTTTGGCACTACTTAACTTTTGAACCTTCCTtgtctttcagtgtttttttccatCTCTGTTTAGCCCCTACTTCCTTTCTACACCTCTACACTTTCGACTTGAGGTTTTGACTCAGTGAAGCACCTTCTTCTAatgtatttctttgtttgttgctTTCTGTAACATCCAGAACAGTCAAGTCAAATGAAAATACATGTATTAAATAAACAGTGGTAACAACTggcaaaaaggaggaaaacacaGGGCGTCATTTGTAGGTTGTGGTTTAGCCTCACCATAAGTCTGCGGTGTCACATTTTgcaaagacagacagatagtGGTAGATAAACATAGATCACTGTCAAATTTTATGACCTCATTATAATGTTTTGATGTCTGTGCTTGTGCATAACTTGATTTTATCATGCCTTATTTGTTCCCATCTGGAACAATTTGCATCCTTTAAAACACTTTCATGAGAAAAGTGAATGCTTTTGATAGGAAATAGTTTATCATTTTTTAGCGCATATGTTCATAGATTCTgtcaacttgaaaaaaaaaaaagaaaaaaagaaagtaaatacTGGCATTGAACATTTTCTAAAGTGGTATATGAAGGTATTTAATTATTCACACCAAAGTGTTTATTTAATCAGTTAGTAGTAATAAGGGAGTATTATGTTGAGGTAGTAtgataatatatgtatatataaaaaaaggtcATGCATTTCAAAAAGTTCTAAATTTCATTGGTATCAGgtgtttttattgtcatgtatgaGAGGAAAATCTAAAAGCATTAAAaagatgcacaaaaataaagCTGTTAATCAATGACTTTCCATATAAGGTAAATGTACAAATAATCCCATCGAGTTAGACCCTGCAGAGCTACGCCGTGGATCGGATCGTTTCGTAAGGAGAAACTTTTGCCAACAAGGTCACATTGTGAACAAATGAACGAGTGTGGTCCAGGTGAGCCGCCGGTCGATTCTCTCTTTTTATTGGTGCTTTCATC
This region of Sphaeramia orbicularis chromosome 12, fSphaOr1.1, whole genome shotgun sequence genomic DNA includes:
- the ppp1r3c2a gene encoding LOW QUALITY PROTEIN: protein phosphatase 1 regulatory subunit 3C-B (The sequence of the model RefSeq protein was modified relative to this genomic sequence to represent the inferred CDS: deleted 2 bases in 1 codon), whose protein sequence is MNCTRVLPALGGHPQPPMMPVDLAMCLSLSQREPLYQLLSMSPLRPTQPLCQSTDYPQKTAVYSPYYSSTSSSSSSSLLPSSPSPSVLRSCIQRESSAGSKKRVVFADAKDCRLLLYDFSPLNPHPRLPRSMKPSGVKLQSQQLTSQKLQHYKLRLGFQQPTLDFNALLARLRDMRVQLESCSLSENHLSGKVRVSHASYEQSVHVRMTFDSWRNHHDIPCTFLQQQRCGVFNMDIFSFDFSLPQNLDPRDRIEFCVCFRPEPGATLHWDNNKGQNYRVLMEKDELKGNQGDAIHGCPTLSKYRPPSWPSHLASLGLHTSAEYLKRSLSNRVGAEWRTLCSVK